A region from the Vicinamibacterales bacterium genome encodes:
- a CDS encoding VWA domain-containing protein has translation MTRWLSAFACAALLAAPLLARAGQAPADQTPVFRTGVEIARLDARVLDGAGRPVKDVRQDEVTVLENGQPRPVVFFQHVDEPDAPYVEVASRTIGSEVSTNRGAPRGHLYVLVFDQQHITAGNEQRARLAAERFLRTRIRPGDRVALAAFPGPGPRLTFSADVERAIAELPKVRGDLERTGIGALGSMTTYEARQIIRGNDLVLSQVATRLAAESGTTDTTRTGGAAGRAGGGDSYSTQLVREDASTIARREDERARQFLLALTALLRDLEGIEGRKAVVLVSEGFFVDNVSRDLERAAAAAARAHGVVYALDLNRRSDTLRDSGPTGGDTQAEVSSRLESIGGLAAETDGALFVDATSHMDDVFDRVAAESQDYYLVGFEPSAAALGNRAAYRRVSVSVRRRGVTVKARSGYALEPDTPSPADRRRGIDVALRAPFPQQGLPVEFTTYTLGGGSDARQRVVLSLEADLPIASPDARAADVVFVVKDAVDGRVAASGTDVMPLPDAPASDKATGRGAYKVQFDLGAGQYLMRVVVREPGGVMGSADRRFEVRALGAGDVTASDLVFGSEHGLAVRPTGHAGDVLPGVVEVYGPTERALADLRVRLAVAPVGQSPTLEMDGDPMPATLTDRGFVRPVQVDLPLDGLAPGQYVARGVVTAGGRIVAELSREIEVLAGPPAAPSARPTTGAGATDPRLVDPRSVLDGAVAKATLDRARLAAAAAGLATDAFGIAASAGWDRLDGGIEPATGAAPSGQRLLAGMARFARRDFTGALEAWEPVLSDEDAGVAFLAGWAHAMAGDDREAIGAWRHAVQLDPTLVSAYLAIADACVRLDSPGLAVQALRAGLAALPDSPELAERLARLERP, from the coding sequence ATGACGAGATGGCTTTCCGCGTTCGCGTGCGCGGCCCTGCTGGCCGCTCCGCTCCTCGCACGCGCCGGCCAGGCGCCCGCGGATCAGACGCCCGTCTTCCGCACCGGCGTCGAGATCGCCCGGCTCGACGCGCGCGTCCTCGACGGCGCCGGCCGGCCCGTGAAGGACGTGCGCCAGGACGAGGTGACGGTGCTCGAGAACGGGCAGCCGCGCCCCGTCGTGTTCTTCCAGCACGTGGACGAGCCCGACGCGCCCTACGTCGAGGTGGCCAGCCGCACGATCGGCTCGGAGGTCTCCACCAACCGCGGCGCCCCGCGCGGACACCTCTACGTGCTCGTGTTCGACCAGCAGCACATCACCGCCGGGAACGAGCAGCGGGCCCGGCTGGCGGCCGAACGCTTCCTGCGCACACGGATCCGGCCGGGCGACCGGGTGGCGCTGGCGGCCTTCCCGGGACCCGGCCCGCGGCTGACCTTCTCGGCCGACGTCGAGCGGGCCATCGCGGAGCTGCCGAAGGTCCGGGGCGATCTCGAGCGCACGGGCATCGGGGCACTCGGCTCCATGACCACCTACGAGGCGCGGCAGATCATCCGCGGCAACGACCTCGTGCTGTCGCAGGTGGCCACGCGCCTGGCCGCCGAGAGCGGCACGACCGATACGACCCGGACGGGCGGGGCGGCCGGGCGCGCGGGCGGCGGCGACTCGTACTCCACGCAGCTCGTGCGCGAGGACGCCTCGACGATCGCGCGCCGGGAAGACGAGCGCGCGCGGCAGTTCCTGCTGGCGCTGACGGCGCTGCTGCGCGATCTGGAGGGCATCGAGGGACGCAAGGCCGTCGTGCTCGTGTCCGAGGGCTTCTTCGTGGACAACGTGTCGCGCGACCTCGAGCGCGCGGCGGCCGCGGCGGCGCGCGCGCACGGCGTGGTCTACGCCCTGGATCTCAACCGGCGCAGCGACACCCTGCGCGACAGCGGCCCGACCGGCGGCGACACCCAGGCCGAGGTGTCGAGCCGGCTGGAGTCGATCGGCGGGCTGGCGGCCGAGACCGACGGCGCGCTCTTCGTGGACGCCACCTCGCACATGGACGACGTGTTCGATCGCGTGGCGGCGGAGTCGCAGGATTACTACCTGGTCGGCTTCGAGCCGAGCGCCGCGGCCCTCGGGAACCGTGCCGCCTACCGCCGGGTGTCGGTCTCGGTCCGGCGGCGCGGCGTGACCGTCAAGGCGCGCTCCGGATACGCGCTCGAGCCCGACACACCGTCGCCCGCCGACCGGCGGCGCGGCATCGACGTGGCGTTGCGGGCGCCGTTCCCGCAGCAGGGCCTGCCCGTCGAGTTCACCACCTACACGCTGGGCGGCGGGAGCGACGCCAGGCAGCGCGTGGTCCTGAGCCTCGAAGCGGATCTTCCCATCGCAAGCCCGGACGCGCGGGCGGCCGACGTGGTCTTCGTCGTGAAGGACGCGGTCGACGGGCGCGTCGCGGCCAGCGGCACCGACGTCATGCCCCTGCCCGACGCGCCGGCCTCGGACAAGGCCACCGGGCGCGGCGCCTACAAGGTGCAGTTCGACCTGGGCGCCGGGCAGTACCTGATGCGCGTCGTGGTGCGCGAGCCGGGCGGCGTGATGGGGAGCGCCGATCGACGGTTCGAGGTGCGCGCCCTCGGCGCGGGCGACGTCACGGCCAGCGATCTCGTCTTCGGCTCCGAACACGGCCTGGCCGTCCGGCCCACGGGGCACGCCGGCGACGTCCTGCCGGGCGTCGTCGAGGTGTACGGTCCCACCGAACGCGCGCTGGCCGACCTCCGCGTCCGCCTGGCCGTGGCGCCCGTGGGCCAGTCGCCCACGCTGGAGATGGACGGCGATCCGATGCCGGCCACGCTGACGGATCGCGGGTTCGTGCGGCCGGTCCAGGTCGACCTGCCCCTGGACGGCCTCGCACCGGGCCAGTACGTCGCCCGCGGTGTCGTGACGGCTGGCGGCCGGATCGTCGCCGAGCTGTCCCGCGAAATCGAAGTACTCGCCGGTCCGCCAGCAGCGCCCTCGGCACGGCCGACGACCGGGGCCGGTGCGACGGATCCGCGCCTGGTGGACCCGCGTTCGGTGCTCGACGGCGCCGTCGCGAAGGCGACCCTCGATCGGGCGCGCCTGGCGGCAGCCGCGGCCGGCCTGGCGACCGACGCCTTCGGCATCGCGGCGTCGGCAGGCTGGGATCGCCTGGACGGGGGCATCGAGCCCGCGACCGGCGCCGCCCCGTCCGGTCAGCGTCTGCTCGCGGGCATGGCGAGGTTCGCGCGGCGCGACTTCACGGGCGCCCTGGAGGCCTGGGAGCCGGTCCTGTCCGACGAGGATGCCGGGGTGGCGTTCCTGGCGGGCTGGGCGCACGCCATGGCGGGCGACGACCGAGAAGCGATCGGAGCCTGGCGGCATGCCGTGCAGCTCGACCCGACGCTGGTGTCGGCCTACCTGGCCATCGCGGATGCGTGCGTGCGGCTGGACAGCCCCGGGCTGGCGGTCCAGGCCCTGCGGGCCGGTCTGGCTGCCCTGCCTGATTCGCCGGAGCTGGCCGAACGGCTCGCGCGGTTGGAACGTCCCTAG
- a CDS encoding carboxypeptidase regulatory-like domain-containing protein: MRRSWRLSTIVPIVLTLLAVPAFGQVYQGRIEVTVVDPSGSVLPGVTVTIAGPQNTTAVTDARGEVRFLNLPTGTYSVTSVLSGFVDYSNSDVQVVAGGSVNLKVPMRLAGVQETVSVSAETPVIDIRRQTTQTNVTLEELQNIPSARDPWVVMQSVPSIVVDRVNVGGSESGQQSNFTAKGAQRGDATWNVDGVPVTDMSATGATSTYFDFDAFQEISITTGGADVTSATPGVQLNFAMKTGSDTPHGSARTYFENESLQSNNMPADLAAAIGGASGKGNRTDQYADYGFDVGGPIMKGKWWAWGSYGKTDVRIRTLTDVLDRTILENYAFKSQAQLSDTWRPSFMYFRGDKLKYGRGASATHPDETTWNQSGPTSIYKGDLSFTKQNLYVVGRYAYADMGFTLDPRGGLGSGDEVYQDDDGVWHNSYVYYSTKRPQKTANIDANYFAGRHEFKFGYAYRKFPVDSISQWPGSKIITYHVGYPDLYVKVARDTKQKTEGNYQNFYAGDTITLDRATINVGFRWDYQTSSLLANSVEGVSGFPLLASISAPAVNNAVKWSNITPRLGITYSLTEDRRTQVRASYSEFASQLSASQASFINPVGYSYIYYNGIDRNGDNVAQYDEILFSDGLQYSYGIDPDNPTKTESTNRIGDVNAPKTREVILGVDRELGRNFGVSASYTYRYINQVTWTPLIGVRSPQFTQVNTLSGNSPETGSYSIPLYGLPAALTPVGNGREFENRDQYHQRFQGLEVSATKRLSNRWMMRVGFSTNSHTEYFDDRNVSIEDPNPNPRSTPANSPGPLVDGGQVIQRSAGSGKSEIYLIVPKYQFIANGLYQGPFGINFGANYVARQGYGQPWFESNVSVGDQLGRRRVLLTKDIGGDRLPTVHSVDVRVEKAFQIKTSNLYLDLDVFNLGNAATVLGRQFDHRFAATSATGFGRTLEIMNPRIARLGIRFTF; the protein is encoded by the coding sequence ATGAGAAGGAGCTGGCGCTTGAGCACCATCGTGCCGATCGTGCTGACACTGCTCGCAGTGCCCGCCTTTGGCCAGGTGTACCAGGGCCGTATCGAAGTGACGGTCGTCGATCCGTCCGGGTCGGTCCTGCCCGGCGTGACGGTGACGATCGCCGGGCCCCAGAACACGACCGCCGTGACCGATGCCCGCGGCGAAGTCCGGTTCCTGAACCTGCCGACGGGCACCTATTCGGTCACGTCGGTCCTGTCCGGGTTCGTGGACTACAGCAACTCCGACGTCCAGGTCGTCGCCGGCGGATCCGTGAACCTCAAGGTTCCCATGCGCCTCGCCGGGGTGCAGGAGACCGTGTCGGTGTCGGCGGAGACGCCCGTCATCGACATCCGCCGCCAGACGACGCAGACCAACGTCACGCTGGAAGAACTGCAGAACATCCCGAGCGCACGCGACCCGTGGGTCGTCATGCAGTCGGTGCCCAGCATCGTGGTGGACCGCGTGAACGTGGGCGGCTCCGAGTCCGGGCAGCAGTCGAACTTCACGGCCAAGGGCGCCCAGCGCGGCGACGCGACCTGGAACGTCGACGGCGTGCCCGTGACCGACATGTCCGCCACGGGCGCGACGTCGACCTACTTCGACTTCGACGCCTTCCAGGAAATCAGCATCACCACCGGCGGCGCCGACGTGACGAGCGCGACACCCGGCGTGCAGCTCAACTTCGCCATGAAGACCGGCAGCGACACGCCGCACGGCTCGGCGCGGACGTACTTCGAGAACGAGAGCCTGCAGTCGAACAACATGCCGGCCGACCTGGCGGCCGCGATCGGCGGCGCGAGCGGCAAGGGCAACCGCACCGATCAGTACGCCGACTACGGCTTCGACGTCGGCGGCCCCATCATGAAGGGCAAGTGGTGGGCCTGGGGCTCCTACGGCAAGACCGACGTGCGCATCCGCACGCTGACCGACGTCCTCGACCGCACCATCCTCGAGAACTACGCCTTCAAGTCGCAGGCGCAGCTCTCCGATACGTGGCGGCCGTCGTTCATGTACTTCCGCGGCGACAAGCTGAAGTACGGGCGCGGCGCCAGCGCGACGCACCCCGACGAGACGACCTGGAACCAGAGCGGCCCGACCAGCATCTACAAGGGCGACCTGAGCTTCACGAAGCAGAACCTTTACGTGGTCGGCCGCTACGCCTACGCCGACATGGGGTTCACGCTCGACCCGCGCGGCGGCCTGGGCTCCGGCGACGAGGTCTACCAGGACGACGACGGCGTGTGGCACAACTCCTACGTCTACTACTCCACCAAGCGCCCGCAGAAGACCGCCAACATCGACGCGAACTACTTCGCGGGCCGGCACGAGTTCAAGTTCGGCTACGCCTACCGGAAGTTCCCGGTGGACTCGATCTCGCAGTGGCCGGGCTCGAAGATCATCACCTACCACGTGGGCTATCCGGACCTCTACGTGAAGGTGGCGCGTGACACCAAGCAGAAGACCGAGGGGAACTACCAGAACTTCTACGCCGGCGACACGATCACGCTCGATCGGGCGACGATCAACGTCGGGTTCCGGTGGGACTACCAGACCTCGAGCCTGCTCGCCAACTCGGTGGAGGGCGTGAGCGGCTTCCCGCTGCTGGCGTCGATCTCGGCGCCGGCCGTGAACAACGCGGTGAAGTGGAGCAACATCACGCCGCGCCTGGGCATCACCTACTCGCTCACCGAGGACCGCCGCACGCAGGTGCGCGCCAGCTACTCGGAGTTCGCGTCGCAGCTGAGCGCCTCGCAGGCGAGCTTCATCAACCCGGTGGGCTATTCGTACATCTACTACAACGGCATCGACAGGAACGGGGACAACGTCGCGCAGTACGACGAGATCCTGTTCAGCGACGGCCTGCAGTACTCGTACGGCATCGACCCCGACAACCCGACGAAGACCGAGAGCACGAACCGGATCGGCGATGTCAATGCGCCGAAGACCCGTGAAGTGATCCTGGGCGTTGACCGCGAGCTCGGGCGGAACTTCGGCGTGAGCGCGTCCTACACCTACCGTTACATCAACCAGGTCACCTGGACTCCGCTCATCGGCGTCCGGTCGCCGCAGTTCACCCAGGTCAACACGCTGAGCGGCAACTCGCCGGAGACGGGCTCCTACTCGATTCCGCTCTACGGCCTGCCAGCCGCCTTGACGCCGGTCGGCAACGGACGTGAGTTCGAGAACCGCGACCAGTACCACCAGCGCTTCCAGGGTCTCGAGGTGTCCGCCACCAAGCGGCTCTCGAACCGGTGGATGATGCGGGTGGGCTTCTCCACCAACAGCCACACGGAGTACTTCGACGACCGGAACGTGTCGATCGAGGACCCGAACCCGAATCCGCGCTCGACGCCGGCGAACTCGCCTGGGCCGCTCGTGGACGGCGGGCAGGTGATCCAGCGCAGCGCCGGCAGCGGCAAGAGCGAGATCTACCTGATCGTGCCGAAGTACCAGTTCATCGCCAACGGCCTCTACCAGGGTCCGTTCGGCATCAACTTCGGCGCCAACTACGTGGCTCGTCAGGGCTACGGCCAGCCGTGGTTCGAGAGCAACGTCAGCGTGGGTGACCAGCTCGGACGCCGGCGCGTGCTCCTGACCAAGGACATCGGGGGCGATCGGCTCCCGACCGTGCACTCGGTGGACGTGCGCGTCGAGAAGGCCTTCCAGATCAAGACGTCGAACCTCTACCTGGATCTCGACGTGTTCAACCTGGGCAACGCCGCCACGGTGCTCGGGCGCCAGTTCGACCACCGGTTCGCCGCGACGTCGGCCACCGGGTTCGGACGCACGCTGGAGATCATGAACCCGCGGATCGCCCGACTGGGCATCCGGTTCACGTTCTAG
- a CDS encoding VWA domain-containing protein codes for MRADLPCSGARLTAIRRSAAFFPVILLLFAVTAGARQPQPLPPGPPDQPTLRIETSLVEVPVWVEDGSGAFVPGLTADDFEVYDDGVRRPVRDLLLMGMPGDGAGGRDEPDAQAPQAPGALILAFDDAHVDPGAFRRLTSAAAAFLPTLPAAQLAGVFVGGRLAGGGLMTERAPLVEALDAARPPATRLRWRRDAGDWPRLVDEAEAVLIAGDDGPTLDQAVRRACTDDPDACKKDGGSSARIELMAKARRLSADLRQTATQSLAAWRALARGLRAAPGRKAVVVLSSGFEVREQLAALRGLIEDAARADVIFYFVDALGTARAARGGDVLDRTGWTAGDSPLGSAMAGTSEDAMNAAANDTGGYVVRGRNDAGPALARIANDQRRHYVVAFEPEGPMTGEWRRLRVVGRRGLRVRARQGYWATPSPSPTTAAAPGSAAPPAPETGGGAPAAATPAPTPDASLPVSGPPAAPALPAQPAEPAAALDPDAFHIRPVAADHVAALASSSGSGTGSAEAETAAREGWDAYERGDLERARARLSDAVRLDTPRPWVFYALGFAEMAANSPKAAATAWERVRSAAPEFEPVYFDLADAYLRLGRSSDALDVLEAAERRWPGDTEVLNAMGAIHVGRGSIDAGLSCFQRALAANETDPMTHFNLGKSYELRYVRSARFVRSTRQWHRDEGARQDAIRHYQRHIALGGAMAEQARDGLRRLAWAPR; via the coding sequence ATGCGGGCCGATCTTCCGTGCAGCGGGGCTCGGCTGACCGCCATCCGGCGGTCGGCGGCATTTTTCCCGGTTATTCTCCTTTTATTCGCTGTTACGGCCGGGGCCCGGCAGCCGCAGCCCCTCCCGCCAGGCCCGCCCGATCAACCGACCCTCCGCATCGAGACGTCCCTCGTGGAGGTGCCGGTATGGGTCGAGGACGGGTCGGGCGCCTTCGTCCCCGGGCTCACGGCTGACGACTTCGAGGTCTACGACGACGGGGTCCGGCGCCCGGTCCGGGACCTGCTCCTGATGGGGATGCCTGGCGACGGCGCCGGGGGCCGGGACGAGCCGGACGCGCAGGCGCCCCAAGCGCCCGGGGCCCTGATCCTGGCCTTCGACGACGCCCACGTGGATCCGGGGGCGTTCAGGCGGCTGACCTCGGCGGCCGCGGCCTTCCTCCCGACGCTGCCGGCCGCACAGCTGGCGGGCGTCTTCGTCGGCGGCCGGCTTGCCGGCGGAGGGCTCATGACCGAGCGGGCTCCGCTCGTGGAGGCCCTCGACGCCGCCCGACCGCCCGCCACCCGGCTGCGCTGGCGCCGCGACGCCGGAGACTGGCCCCGCCTGGTCGACGAAGCCGAGGCCGTCCTGATTGCCGGGGACGACGGGCCGACGCTGGATCAGGCGGTGCGGCGGGCGTGCACCGACGATCCCGACGCCTGCAAGAAGGACGGCGGCTCGAGCGCCCGGATCGAGCTGATGGCCAAGGCCCGGCGGTTGTCCGCCGACCTCCGGCAGACCGCCACCCAGAGCCTGGCGGCGTGGCGGGCCCTGGCGCGGGGCCTGCGGGCCGCGCCCGGCCGGAAGGCCGTCGTCGTCCTGAGCAGCGGGTTCGAGGTGCGGGAGCAGCTCGCGGCGCTGCGGGGCCTCATCGAGGACGCCGCCCGCGCCGATGTCATCTTCTACTTCGTGGATGCGCTCGGCACGGCCCGGGCCGCGCGCGGCGGGGACGTCCTGGACCGGACCGGATGGACGGCCGGTGACTCGCCGCTGGGGTCGGCCATGGCGGGCACGAGCGAAGACGCCATGAACGCCGCCGCCAACGACACCGGCGGCTACGTGGTGCGCGGCCGGAACGACGCGGGCCCGGCGCTGGCCAGGATCGCCAACGACCAGCGCCGGCACTACGTGGTGGCGTTCGAGCCGGAGGGCCCGATGACGGGCGAGTGGCGGCGACTGCGCGTCGTCGGCCGCCGCGGGCTGCGGGTGCGGGCGCGCCAGGGCTACTGGGCGACGCCGTCACCGTCGCCGACGACGGCCGCGGCTCCCGGTTCCGCGGCGCCACCCGCTCCGGAGACCGGCGGTGGGGCGCCCGCAGCCGCGACGCCTGCCCCGACGCCCGATGCCAGTCTCCCGGTATCCGGCCCGCCCGCGGCACCGGCGCTGCCCGCACAACCCGCCGAGCCCGCGGCGGCCCTCGACCCTGATGCCTTCCACATACGGCCGGTGGCCGCGGACCACGTGGCCGCGCTGGCCTCCTCGTCGGGGAGCGGGACGGGATCGGCCGAAGCCGAAACCGCCGCCCGCGAGGGCTGGGACGCGTACGAACGCGGGGACCTCGAGCGCGCCAGGGCGCGGCTCTCCGATGCCGTCCGCCTCGACACCCCCAGGCCGTGGGTGTTCTACGCGCTCGGGTTCGCCGAGATGGCCGCGAACAGCCCGAAGGCCGCCGCCACTGCGTGGGAACGGGTGCGGTCGGCTGCCCCGGAGTTCGAGCCCGTCTACTTCGACCTGGCCGACGCCTACCTGCGCCTGGGCCGATCGAGCGACGCGCTCGACGTGCTCGAGGCCGCGGAGCGGCGCTGGCCGGGCGACACCGAGGTGCTGAACGCGATGGGCGCCATCCACGTCGGGCGCGGGTCGATCGACGCGGGGCTGTCGTGCTTCCAGCGCGCGCTGGCGGCGAACGAGACCGACCCCATGACCCACTTCAACCTGGGCAAGTCCTACGAGCTCCGCTACGTCCGGTCGGCCCGCTTCGTCCGGTCCACGCGCCAGTGGCATCGCGACGAGGGCGCCCGGCAGGACGCCATCCGCCACTACCAGCGCCACATCGCGCTCGGCGGCGCGATGGCGGAACAGGCGCGCGACGGACTGCGCCGGCTCGCCTGGGCGCCCCGGTGA
- the hisI gene encoding phosphoribosyl-AMP cyclohydrolase — translation MTLDFTKLDGLVPAVVQDHESGEVLMVGFMNEEAWAITRRIGYVTFYSRTRNTLWTKGETSGNRLAVKRLLVDCDDDTVLVQAAREGDGNVCHTGARTCFNTEVTDWTEAAR, via the coding sequence ATGACCCTGGATTTCACGAAACTGGACGGCCTGGTGCCCGCAGTGGTGCAGGACCACGAGAGCGGCGAGGTGCTGATGGTGGGCTTCATGAACGAGGAGGCCTGGGCCATCACGCGCCGCATCGGCTACGTGACCTTCTACAGCCGCACGCGCAACACGCTCTGGACCAAGGGCGAGACGTCCGGCAACCGCCTGGCCGTCAAGCGGCTCCTCGTGGACTGCGACGACGACACGGTGCTCGTGCAGGCGGCGCGCGAGGGCGACGGCAACGTGTGCCATACCGGCGCCCGCACCTGCTTCAACACCGAGGTGACCGACTGGACGGAGGCCGCGCGATGA
- the hisG gene encoding ATP phosphoribosyltransferase, producing the protein MKTTLKLGIPKGSLEESTVALFRRAGYEIRTSSRSYFPTIDDPEIECMLIRAQEMARYVSDGVLDAGLTGMDWIEEHAIGHPEQAPLVPVCDLVYSKQSFGKVRWVLAVPEASPVQKAEDLRGKRVATELVRVTSAWFAAKGTPVDVEFSWGATEVKPPELADAIVEATETGSTLRANRLRIVDTLMESNTRLVANASTMADAWKREKVETLALLLKAAIEAQGRVGLMLNVQRSDLERVLAELPALQRPTVSALSDPDWVAVNTILEERTVRTIIPKLKAAGGQGIVEYPLNKIVI; encoded by the coding sequence ATGAAGACGACGCTGAAGCTGGGCATTCCGAAGGGCTCGCTCGAGGAGTCCACGGTGGCGCTCTTCCGCCGCGCGGGCTACGAGATCCGGACCAGCTCCCGGTCCTACTTCCCCACCATCGACGATCCCGAGATCGAGTGCATGCTGATCCGGGCGCAGGAGATGGCGCGCTACGTGAGCGACGGGGTCCTCGACGCCGGCCTCACCGGCATGGACTGGATCGAGGAGCACGCCATCGGCCATCCCGAACAAGCGCCGCTCGTCCCGGTGTGCGACCTCGTCTACTCGAAACAGAGTTTCGGCAAGGTGCGATGGGTGCTCGCCGTGCCGGAGGCCTCGCCCGTGCAGAAGGCCGAGGACCTGCGCGGCAAGCGCGTGGCCACTGAGCTGGTCCGTGTGACCTCCGCCTGGTTCGCGGCGAAGGGGACGCCCGTGGACGTGGAGTTCTCCTGGGGCGCCACGGAAGTGAAGCCGCCAGAGCTCGCCGACGCCATCGTCGAGGCCACCGAAACGGGATCGACGCTGCGCGCCAACCGGCTCCGCATCGTCGACACGCTGATGGAGAGCAACACGCGCCTGGTGGCCAACGCTTCCACGATGGCCGACGCCTGGAAGCGCGAGAAGGTCGAGACGCTGGCGCTCCTGCTGAAGGCCGCCATCGAGGCGCAGGGCCGCGTGGGCCTGATGCTGAACGTGCAGCGATCGGACCTCGAGCGAGTACTCGCCGAGCTCCCGGCCCTGCAGCGCCCGACCGTCTCCGCCCTCTCCGATCCCGACTGGGTCGCCGTGAACACCATCCTCGAGGAACGCACCGTCCGCACGATCATCCCGAAGCTGAAGGCCGCCGGCGGCCAGGGGATCGTGGAGTATCCGCTCAACAAGATAGTGATCTAG
- the hisD gene encoding histidinol dehydrogenase: MIRIVESTNRAEVDALLKPAAVRDRATERKASAIVERVRREGDRALRAYAKALDGWGGALEVPRRSIDAGARRAPAGVRAALTRAGDAIRTVAEAQRPRPWRKRVAPGVTVEQRVIPLDRVGCYVPGGRYPLPSSLLMTAIPARVAGVPEVIVCSPSVDPVVLAAAVEAGADRVFRIGGAHAVAAMAYGTATVPRVAKIVGPGNRWVSAAKALVAADCPIDFYAGPTEILIVADRGPAAWIAADLIAQAEHDPDARAVFVTSRRSLARDVAEEVARQMPATGPAAASLWHHGGIIVTRTMAEAVALANDAASEHLVVDTDERAERITHAGAIFVGPWTAQAAGDYAIGSNHTLPTAGVATVRGGLHAADFVKLVSVQRLTKAGAAAIGPTAVTLARAEGLEGHARSVEARLHAGKGAPTR, encoded by the coding sequence TTGATCAGAATCGTGGAGTCCACCAACCGAGCCGAAGTCGACGCCCTGCTCAAGCCGGCGGCCGTTCGCGATCGCGCCACGGAGCGGAAGGCGTCGGCCATCGTCGAGCGGGTGCGGCGCGAGGGCGATCGGGCGCTGAGGGCGTATGCCAAGGCGCTCGACGGCTGGGGCGGGGCACTCGAGGTGCCGCGGCGGTCGATCGACGCCGGGGCCCGGCGGGCGCCGGCCGGCGTGCGGGCGGCGCTCACGCGGGCCGGCGACGCGATTCGCACGGTGGCCGAGGCGCAGCGGCCCAGGCCGTGGCGGAAGCGCGTCGCGCCCGGCGTGACCGTGGAGCAGCGCGTGATTCCGCTCGACCGGGTCGGCTGCTACGTGCCGGGCGGCCGGTATCCCCTGCCGTCATCGCTCCTGATGACGGCGATCCCGGCGCGCGTGGCCGGGGTGCCCGAGGTGATCGTCTGCTCGCCGTCGGTGGATCCCGTGGTGCTGGCGGCCGCGGTCGAGGCCGGGGCCGATCGCGTGTTCCGGATCGGCGGCGCGCACGCGGTGGCGGCCATGGCCTACGGCACCGCGACGGTGCCGCGCGTGGCCAAGATCGTCGGGCCCGGGAACCGGTGGGTCTCCGCCGCCAAGGCGCTCGTCGCCGCCGACTGTCCCATCGACTTCTACGCCGGGCCCACCGAGATCCTGATCGTGGCCGACCGCGGTCCGGCCGCCTGGATTGCCGCCGACCTCATCGCGCAGGCCGAGCACGACCCCGACGCGCGCGCCGTCTTCGTCACGTCGCGCCGGTCGCTCGCCCGCGACGTGGCCGAGGAGGTGGCGCGGCAGATGCCGGCAACGGGCCCGGCCGCCGCGTCGCTCTGGCATCACGGCGGCATCATCGTCACGCGCACCATGGCCGAGGCCGTGGCGCTGGCCAACGACGCCGCGTCGGAGCATCTCGTGGTGGACACGGACGAGCGCGCCGAGCGCATCACGCACGCCGGGGCCATCTTCGTCGGCCCGTGGACGGCGCAGGCGGCCGGCGACTACGCCATCGGCTCGAACCACACGCTGCCCACGGCGGGCGTCGCGACGGTGCGCGGCGGACTGCACGCCGCGGACTTCGTGAAGCTCGTGTCGGTGCAGCGGCTCACGAAGGCCGGCGCGGCCGCGATCGGCCCGACGGCCGTCACGCTGGCCCGGGCCGAAGGCCTGGAAGGCCACGCACGATCGGTGGAGGCACGTCTGCACGCGGGGAAGGGAGCCCCGACACGATGA